The following coding sequences lie in one Actinomyces capricornis genomic window:
- the serB gene encoding phosphoserine phosphatase SerB, translating to MTSSPDRVSGARASGPLLQEGPGLLVMDVDSTLIDQEVIELIAEHAGVREQVARITQRAMRGELDFTASLHERVAALRGVPVSALEEVGRQVSLTTGAVELIEELHARGCRVGVVSGGFMEVVGPLASRLGLDHVAANRLGVDGGGLSGRVLGRVVDRAEKERLLRTWAAADGVPMERTVAVGDGANDLGMIGAAGLGVAFCAKPVVVDQAPAAVHVRDLRAVLDLLPSPPSFRQFA from the coding sequence ATGACCTCCTCCCCCGACCGCGTCAGCGGCGCGCGCGCCAGTGGCCCACTGCTTCAGGAGGGCCCGGGCCTGCTGGTGATGGATGTGGACTCCACGCTCATCGACCAGGAGGTCATCGAGCTCATCGCCGAGCACGCGGGGGTTCGCGAGCAGGTCGCGCGGATCACGCAGCGGGCGATGCGCGGAGAGCTGGACTTCACCGCCTCCCTGCATGAGCGGGTCGCGGCCCTTCGGGGCGTTCCCGTCAGCGCACTGGAGGAGGTGGGCCGGCAGGTGAGCCTGACCACCGGGGCCGTGGAGCTCATCGAGGAGCTCCACGCCCGTGGCTGCCGTGTGGGGGTGGTTTCGGGGGGCTTCATGGAGGTGGTCGGCCCGCTGGCCTCCCGGCTGGGCCTGGACCATGTGGCGGCCAACCGCTTGGGGGTCGATGGAGGGGGCCTCAGCGGGCGGGTGCTGGGCCGGGTGGTGGACCGCGCGGAGAAGGAGCGGCTGCTGCGCACCTGGGCGGCTGCCGATGGGGTGCCGATGGAGCGCACGGTGGCGGTGGGCGATGGCGCCAATGACCTGGGCATGATCGGTGCGGCGGGCCTGGGGGTGGCCTTCTGCGCCAAGCCGGTGGTGGTGGACCAGGCGCCCGCCGCGGTGCACGTGCGCGATCTGCGCGCCGTCCTCGACCTCCTCCCATCACCCCCTTCTTTTCGACAATTTGCATGA
- a CDS encoding YibE/F family protein — translation MVRVSHETTSETAPSDSAPQPPHGTGGHIHSHSHSGPLNLDAYEAQVVRTVLAIIVGVLVIATLVGLAILWPGRSTLVGSRPFAVEGVALETATVTSRDVEDCQDATGALEGVSNGALLKDAVCATINSGAGEGLVMPVHIPTESLRIAKPGDTLQVMYSPEAVASGTPYVFVDYQRQVPVAALSVLYLVLVVAVAGRKGALSVLGLLVATAVLVLFMIPALLAGSSPLAVTLVGSMAMMLAAVYVAHGVSVRTTTALLGTVAGVVITVVLSLWGTGTARLTGATDESALTLASVVEGIDLQTLLTCGMVIAGLGVLNDVTITQASAVWELHAANPAMSGARLFTGGMRIGRDHIASTVYTLAFAYAGTALPLILSAALIDRPVMGTLLSGEIAEEIVRTLVSSIGLVLAIPATTAIAAALCRITVPVEEDEDIEGPEQAERIEQAEEPGGLAARGA, via the coding sequence ATGGTCCGCGTGAGCCACGAGACGACGTCGGAGACCGCCCCATCGGACAGCGCCCCCCAGCCGCCCCACGGCACGGGCGGCCATATCCACTCCCACTCCCACTCCGGCCCCCTCAACCTCGACGCCTACGAGGCCCAGGTGGTACGCACCGTCCTGGCCATCATCGTGGGGGTCCTGGTGATCGCCACCCTGGTGGGCCTGGCCATCCTGTGGCCGGGCAGGAGCACGCTGGTGGGCTCGCGCCCCTTCGCCGTCGAGGGCGTGGCCCTGGAGACCGCCACCGTCACCTCCCGCGATGTCGAGGACTGCCAGGACGCCACCGGCGCCCTGGAGGGGGTGTCCAACGGCGCCCTGCTCAAGGACGCGGTGTGCGCCACCATCAACTCCGGCGCCGGCGAGGGCCTGGTCATGCCCGTGCACATCCCGACCGAGTCGCTGCGCATCGCCAAGCCGGGCGACACCCTCCAAGTCATGTACTCCCCGGAGGCCGTGGCCTCGGGCACCCCCTACGTCTTCGTGGACTACCAGCGCCAGGTTCCCGTGGCGGCCCTGAGCGTCCTCTACCTGGTTCTCGTGGTGGCCGTGGCCGGGCGCAAGGGCGCCCTGAGCGTCCTGGGACTGCTGGTGGCCACCGCCGTGCTCGTGCTGTTCATGATCCCCGCGCTGCTGGCCGGCTCCTCCCCGCTGGCGGTCACCCTCGTGGGCTCCATGGCCATGATGCTGGCCGCCGTCTACGTGGCCCATGGGGTGAGCGTGCGCACCACGACGGCGCTGCTGGGCACGGTGGCGGGCGTGGTCATCACCGTGGTGCTCTCCCTGTGGGGCACGGGCACCGCCCGGCTGACCGGCGCCACCGACGAGTCCGCCCTGACCCTGGCCTCGGTGGTCGAGGGCATCGACCTGCAGACCCTGCTGACCTGCGGCATGGTCATCGCCGGGCTGGGGGTCCTCAACGATGTCACCATCACCCAGGCCTCCGCGGTCTGGGAGCTGCACGCCGCCAACCCCGCGATGTCGGGCGCCCGCCTGTTCACCGGGGGCATGCGCATCGGGCGGGACCACATCGCCTCGACCGTCTACACCCTGGCCTTCGCCTACGCCGGCACAGCCCTGCCCCTCATCCTGTCGGCCGCCCTCATCGACCGGCCCGTGATGGGGACACTGCTGTCGGGGGAGATCGCCGAGGAGATCGTGCGCACCCTGGTCTCCTCCATCGGCCTGGTCCTGGCCATCCCCGCCACCACCGCCATCGCCGCCGCCCTGTGCCGCATCACCGTTCCGGTGGAGGAGGACGAGGACATCGAGGGCCCTGAGCAGGCCGAGCGCATCGAGCAGGCCGAGGAGCCCGGGGGCCTGGCCGCTCGCGGTGCCTGA
- a CDS encoding metal ABC transporter ATP-binding protein, translating to MSHSVSSATPPRNSWAASPPSPALVEVEDVSVVLGSSLILDGVSLRVGRGESVALLGANGSGKSTLVKTILGLVPTVAGSVRLLGRQVHQRRGVEWDRVGYVPQRVTAASGVPATALEVVRSGLLGPRRPWGDRGPRAGRRAMEALDAVGLADRARDHVQVFSGGQAQRVLIARALVRRPELLILDEPLAGIDRASRESLAAILTGLRSSGLTLITVLHEMGELAEVVQRAVVLQDGRVLSDGRAADLRPERHDHARHDEIGHDTTQDCEHEHPHGEQAPPVHHAPVLRARLPREEHP from the coding sequence ATGAGCCATTCCGTCAGCAGTGCGACGCCGCCCCGGAACTCCTGGGCGGCGTCGCCGCCGTCACCCGCGCTGGTGGAGGTCGAGGACGTCAGTGTCGTCCTGGGCTCCTCCCTCATCCTGGACGGGGTGAGTCTGCGTGTGGGCCGAGGAGAGTCGGTGGCCCTCCTGGGGGCCAACGGCTCGGGCAAGTCGACCCTGGTCAAGACCATCCTGGGGCTGGTGCCCACGGTGGCGGGCTCGGTGCGCCTCCTGGGAAGGCAGGTGCACCAGCGCCGCGGCGTGGAGTGGGACCGGGTGGGCTACGTGCCCCAGCGGGTCACCGCCGCCTCGGGGGTGCCGGCCACCGCCCTGGAGGTGGTGCGCTCGGGACTGCTGGGGCCACGGCGCCCCTGGGGCGACCGCGGCCCCCGGGCCGGCAGGCGGGCCATGGAGGCGCTGGACGCCGTCGGCCTGGCGGACCGCGCCCGCGACCACGTCCAGGTCTTCTCCGGCGGGCAGGCCCAGCGCGTGCTCATCGCGCGCGCCCTGGTGCGCCGCCCTGAGCTGCTCATCCTCGATGAGCCCCTGGCGGGCATCGACCGGGCCAGCCGCGAGTCCCTGGCCGCGATCCTCACCGGGCTGCGCAGCAGTGGGCTGACGCTCATCACGGTGCTGCACGAGATGGGCGAGCTGGCCGAGGTCGTCCAGCGGGCCGTGGTACTCCAGGACGGCCGGGTCCTCAGCGACGGCCGGGCCGCCGACCTGCGGCCCGAGCGCCACGACCACGCCCGCCATGACGAGATCGGCCACGACACCACCCAGGACTGCGAGCACGAGCACCCCCACGGCGAGCAGGCC
- a CDS encoding SDR family oxidoreductase translates to MSEQTAPEPRAVVVTGASRGIGAAVAAALAARGERVAGISRSGTAPDGVLPLSADVSDRTALAAAMSAAAGAHGPAQVLITAAGVSSPALAAGIGPQAWDEALGVNLSGTFNAVQEALPAMMRQRRGAIVLVSSVLAARGGVGTAAYGASKGGVEGLTRSLARELAPRRITVNAVAPGFVETDMTASLTPAQREDHLRQIPLGRFADPREVVGPILFLASPGASYVTGAVLGVDGGLGMGR, encoded by the coding sequence GTGAGTGAGCAGACCGCCCCCGAGCCGCGTGCCGTCGTCGTCACCGGCGCCTCGCGCGGCATCGGGGCCGCCGTCGCCGCGGCCCTGGCCGCCCGGGGGGAGCGCGTGGCCGGGATCTCCCGCAGCGGCACCGCCCCCGACGGCGTCCTCCCCCTGAGCGCCGACGTCAGCGACCGCACCGCCCTGGCGGCCGCGATGAGCGCCGCCGCCGGCGCCCACGGCCCCGCCCAGGTGCTCATCACCGCCGCGGGAGTGAGCTCCCCGGCCCTGGCCGCGGGCATCGGCCCCCAGGCCTGGGATGAGGCCCTGGGGGTCAACCTCAGCGGCACCTTCAACGCCGTCCAGGAGGCCCTGCCCGCCATGATGCGCCAGCGCCGCGGCGCCATCGTCCTGGTCTCCTCGGTCCTGGCCGCCCGCGGGGGAGTGGGCACCGCCGCCTACGGGGCCTCTAAGGGCGGGGTCGAGGGGCTGACGCGCAGCCTGGCCCGCGAGCTCGCGCCCCGGCGCATCACCGTCAACGCCGTCGCCCCCGGATTCGTCGAGACCGACATGACCGCCTCCCTGACCCCTGCCCAGCGCGAGGACCACCTGCGCCAGATCCCCCTGGGGCGCTTCGCCGACCCCCGGGAGGTGGTCGGCCCCATCCTCTTCCTGGCCTCCCCGGGGGCCTCCTACGTCACCGGCGCCGTCCTGGGCGTCGACGGCGGACTGGGGATGGGCCGGTGA
- a CDS encoding glucose-1-phosphate adenylyltransferase, protein MAQPRVLAIVLAGGEGKRLMPLTVDRAKPAVPFGGIYRLIDFSLSNMINSGFLKVVVLTQYKSHSLDRHISKTWRMSDMLGNYIAPVPAQQRVGKHWFLGSADAIFQSLNLLDDERPDYVVITGADNIYRMDFSQMLEHHIASGLPCTVAGIRQPRSLADQFGVIETAPENRGKIKAFVEKPKETPGLPDSPEEVLASMGNYIMDADALLEAVTVDAADETSKHDMGGSIVPWFVAQGRAGVYDFKDNNVPGSSERDCDYWRDVGTVDAFYEAHQDLISVTPVFNLYNDRWPLFAGYQTAMPPAKFVYGHHERLGHAVDSIVSPGVIVSGGEVISSVLSPGVRVNSWSSVRESVLMDGVEVGRNTVVNRAILDKYVRVEEGAMVGIDPEHDRERGFTVTESGITVVAKGQAVTR, encoded by the coding sequence ATGGCTCAACCTCGTGTTCTCGCAATCGTCCTGGCAGGCGGTGAAGGCAAGCGCCTCATGCCACTGACGGTGGACCGTGCCAAGCCCGCCGTTCCCTTCGGCGGCATCTACCGGCTCATCGACTTCTCCCTGTCCAACATGATCAACTCCGGCTTCCTCAAGGTCGTGGTTCTCACCCAGTACAAGTCCCACTCCCTGGACCGCCACATCTCCAAGACCTGGCGCATGTCCGACATGCTGGGCAACTACATCGCCCCGGTGCCCGCCCAGCAGCGCGTGGGCAAGCACTGGTTCCTGGGCTCGGCCGATGCCATCTTCCAGTCCCTCAACCTGCTCGACGACGAGCGGCCGGACTACGTGGTCATCACCGGCGCGGACAACATCTACCGCATGGACTTCTCCCAGATGCTGGAGCACCACATCGCCTCGGGGCTGCCCTGCACGGTGGCCGGCATCCGCCAGCCGCGCTCCCTGGCCGACCAGTTCGGCGTCATCGAGACGGCGCCGGAGAACCGCGGCAAGATCAAGGCCTTCGTGGAGAAGCCCAAGGAGACTCCGGGCCTGCCAGACTCCCCCGAGGAGGTCCTGGCCTCCATGGGCAACTACATCATGGACGCCGACGCCCTCCTGGAGGCCGTCACCGTGGATGCGGCCGACGAGACCTCCAAGCACGACATGGGCGGCTCCATCGTGCCCTGGTTCGTGGCCCAGGGCCGGGCCGGCGTCTACGACTTCAAGGACAACAACGTCCCGGGCTCCTCGGAGCGAGACTGCGACTACTGGCGCGACGTGGGAACGGTGGACGCCTTCTACGAGGCGCACCAGGACCTCATCTCGGTGACCCCGGTGTTCAACCTCTACAACGACCGCTGGCCGCTGTTCGCCGGCTACCAGACGGCCATGCCCCCGGCGAAGTTCGTCTACGGGCACCACGAGCGCCTGGGCCACGCGGTGGACTCCATCGTCTCCCCCGGCGTCATCGTCTCGGGCGGTGAGGTGATCTCCTCGGTGCTCTCCCCCGGGGTGCGGGTCAACTCCTGGTCCTCGGTGCGCGAGTCGGTGCTCATGGACGGGGTGGAGGTGGGCCGCAACACCGTGGTCAACCGCGCCATCCTGGACAAGTACGTGCGCGTGGAGGAGGGCGCCATGGTGGGCATCGACCCCGAGCACGACCGTGAGCGCGGCTTCACCGTCACCGAGTCGGGCATCACCGTGGTGGCCAAGGGCCAGGCGGTCACGCGCTGA
- the dusB gene encoding tRNA dihydrouridine synthase DusB has translation MAGVTNASFRRLCRRFAEEALPEALRPSRPGPQPTPEGGLTGPAGLYVTEMVTTRALVERNERTLSMVRTDPGERVRSIQLYGVDPATVGAAVRILVEEDLADHIDLNFGCPVPKVTRKGGGAALPWKRDLLAAIMGEAVRASGQAARAARREREVPVTIKMRLGIDESHETFLDAARAAADAGISAVALHARTARQHYSGTARWDQIARLKEATSLPVLGNGDVWSGQDAVEMMRSTGCDGVVVGRGCQGRPWLFADIVAAMHGREERTRPDLDAVIAVICEHGRMLAEEMGEDRGVRDLRKHVGWYLKGYPVGGAARAMLMQVRDLATLEAGLARMRSQLPEQVPFPGAAAEGPRGRAGSPKTPHLPEGWLDSPYLAHADREMLADAEHDVSGG, from the coding sequence ATGGCGGGGGTCACCAATGCCTCCTTCCGCAGGCTGTGCCGCCGCTTCGCCGAGGAGGCCCTGCCCGAGGCGCTGCGCCCCTCCCGGCCCGGGCCCCAGCCCACGCCCGAGGGCGGCCTGACCGGTCCCGCCGGGCTGTACGTCACCGAGATGGTCACCACCCGGGCCCTGGTGGAGCGCAACGAGCGGACCCTGAGCATGGTGCGCACCGATCCGGGCGAGCGGGTGCGCTCCATCCAGCTCTACGGGGTCGACCCGGCCACGGTGGGAGCCGCGGTGAGGATCCTGGTGGAGGAGGACCTGGCCGACCACATCGACCTCAACTTCGGCTGCCCGGTGCCCAAGGTCACCCGCAAGGGCGGGGGCGCGGCCCTGCCGTGGAAGCGCGACCTGCTGGCGGCCATCATGGGCGAGGCGGTGCGCGCCTCGGGGCAGGCCGCCAGGGCGGCGCGGCGGGAGCGCGAGGTGCCGGTGACCATCAAGATGCGCCTGGGGATCGATGAGTCCCACGAGACCTTCCTGGACGCCGCCCGGGCCGCGGCCGATGCGGGGATCAGCGCCGTGGCCCTGCATGCCCGTACCGCCCGCCAGCACTACTCGGGGACGGCTCGCTGGGACCAGATCGCCCGGCTCAAGGAGGCCACCAGCCTGCCGGTGCTGGGCAACGGGGATGTGTGGAGCGGCCAGGACGCGGTGGAGATGATGCGCTCCACCGGCTGCGACGGCGTGGTGGTGGGGCGCGGCTGCCAGGGGCGGCCCTGGCTCTTCGCCGACATCGTGGCGGCCATGCACGGGCGTGAGGAGCGCACCCGCCCCGATCTGGACGCCGTCATCGCCGTCATCTGCGAGCACGGGCGGATGCTGGCCGAGGAGATGGGTGAGGACCGGGGTGTGCGCGATCTGCGCAAGCATGTGGGGTGGTATCTCAAGGGCTACCCGGTGGGCGGGGCGGCTCGCGCCATGCTCATGCAGGTGCGGGACCTGGCCACCCTGGAGGCAGGCCTGGCCCGGATGCGCTCCCAGCTGCCCGAGCAGGTGCCCTTCCCGGGCGCGGCCGCCGAGGGCCCGCGGGGCCGGGCCGGCAGCCCCAAGACCCCCCACCTGCCCGAGGGCTGGCTGGACTCCCCCTACCTGGCCCACGCGGATCGCGAGATGCTGGCCGACGCCGAGCACGACGTCTCCGGGGGCTGA
- a CDS encoding SDR family oxidoreductase: MTPAESADSVGPVGPAEQVGPAPGLLAGRTIVVTGVLRPTSIATSIAALAHREGARVLLTGAPATIGATRSLARRLGLEEALALDASDPAQLAALEADLRAAGVERLDGLVHAIAHADRGLLGTVLPDQAGPPEQAVLRQRRLQEAFTTSAASLVELTQAVRPLLAPGSSVVALTFESTRAHPGYGWMGPLKAALEAGVRYLAAELGGQGVRVNALSCGPLRTPAASAIPGLDDMAARWARAAPLGWSAEDAQPVARSALALLSDWLPATTGQVLRADGGAFLAGP, from the coding sequence GTGACCCCGGCGGAGTCGGCGGACTCGGTGGGCCCGGTGGGCCCGGCGGAGCAGGTGGGCCCGGCCCCCGGTCTCCTGGCGGGCCGCACCATCGTGGTCACCGGGGTGCTGCGGCCCACCTCGATCGCCACCTCCATCGCCGCCCTGGCCCACCGCGAGGGTGCGCGGGTCCTGCTCACCGGCGCCCCGGCCACCATCGGCGCCACCCGCTCCCTGGCCCGCCGCCTGGGACTGGAGGAGGCCCTGGCCCTGGATGCCTCCGACCCGGCGCAGCTGGCGGCGCTGGAGGCCGACCTCAGGGCGGCCGGCGTCGAGCGCCTCGACGGCCTGGTCCACGCCATCGCCCACGCCGACCGCGGGCTGCTGGGCACCGTGCTGCCCGACCAGGCGGGGCCGCCGGAACAGGCGGTGCTCAGGCAGCGCCGTCTCCAGGAGGCCTTCACCACCTCCGCAGCCTCCCTGGTCGAGCTCACCCAGGCGGTGCGCCCCCTGCTGGCCCCCGGTTCCAGCGTGGTGGCCCTGACCTTCGAGTCCACCCGCGCCCACCCCGGCTACGGCTGGATGGGCCCCCTCAAGGCGGCGCTGGAGGCCGGTGTGCGCTACCTGGCCGCCGAGCTGGGCGGGCAGGGGGTGCGCGTCAACGCCCTGAGCTGCGGTCCCCTGCGCACCCCGGCGGCCTCGGCCATCCCGGGCCTGGACGACATGGCCGCCCGCTGGGCCCGGGCCGCGCCCCTGGGGTGGTCGGCCGAGGACGCTCAGCCGGTGGCGCGCAGTGCCCTGGCCCTGCTCTCCGACTGGCTGCCCGCCACCACCGGGCAGGTCCTGCGCGCTGATGGCGGGGCCTTCCTGGCCGGTCCCTGA
- a CDS encoding SixA phosphatase family protein, which translates to MRRLVLVRHSKASHDALTDIERPLTAKGAALADLLARELRSRLISTDLLLVSPAARARDTARPIRSRLEPARTSVHEEIYTMGATGILDLLAQEGRDARSIVVVGHEPTVSILGHMLHDTDDDIAAQISFGVPTATAVLIDVPTTWTRLEPRSARIREIFTARRR; encoded by the coding sequence ATGAGGCGCCTGGTCCTCGTGCGCCACTCCAAGGCCTCCCACGATGCCCTGACCGACATCGAGCGCCCGCTGACCGCCAAGGGGGCCGCGCTGGCCGATCTGCTGGCCCGCGAGCTGCGCAGCCGCCTGATATCCACCGATCTGCTCCTGGTCTCCCCGGCCGCCCGCGCCCGTGACACCGCCCGGCCCATCCGCAGCCGACTGGAGCCGGCGCGCACCAGTGTCCATGAGGAGATCTACACCATGGGCGCCACCGGGATCCTGGATCTGCTGGCCCAGGAGGGCCGGGATGCGCGCTCCATCGTCGTGGTGGGGCATGAGCCCACCGTCTCCATCCTGGGGCACATGCTCCACGACACCGATGACGACATCGCCGCCCAGATCTCCTTCGGCGTGCCCACGGCCACCGCCGTCCTCATCGATGTGCCCACCACCTGGACCCGGCTCGAGCCCCGCAGCGCCCGCATCCGCGAGATCTTCACTGCCCGCCGTCGCTAG
- a CDS encoding metal ABC transporter substrate-binding protein translates to MIRMNDSTSTSAARPLRRAAAAGAALILAAGLTACSALSGEDSSGGADGGSLAVSTSFYPIGFLAETIGGEHVTVTSVTPTNVEPHDYELSPKDVAALGQADIIAYVPGFQPSLDDAVAQVSGPTVLDLSAQADLVHHDGVEHDHDHGHDHDHGTEEAHDHGTEEGHDHGTEEAHDHGTEEAHDHDHEHSDGLDPHFWLDPQRMSAAATAVEEALSAADPDHAADYQKNLEALTTELTSLDTSYQEGLATCERTTFVTSHSAFGYLAERYGLTQASVSGIDPEAEPSPAQIAAIKKVVEETGTTTIYTEELVSTKTADALASETGATTAVLSPMESAPEKGSYVDGMKANLQALRTGLSCT, encoded by the coding sequence ATGATTCGCATGAATGATTCGACGAGCACATCCGCGGCGCGCCCACTGCGCCGCGCGGCCGCGGCAGGCGCGGCACTCATCCTGGCAGCGGGCCTGACGGCCTGCTCCGCCCTGAGCGGGGAGGACTCCTCGGGAGGCGCCGACGGCGGCTCGCTGGCCGTCTCGACCTCCTTCTACCCCATCGGCTTCCTGGCCGAGACCATCGGCGGGGAGCACGTCACCGTGACCTCGGTGACGCCGACGAATGTCGAGCCCCATGACTACGAGCTCTCCCCCAAGGACGTCGCCGCCCTGGGCCAGGCCGACATCATCGCCTATGTCCCGGGATTCCAGCCCTCGCTCGACGACGCCGTCGCCCAGGTCTCCGGGCCCACGGTCCTGGACCTGTCGGCCCAGGCCGACCTGGTCCACCACGACGGCGTGGAGCACGACCACGATCATGGGCATGACCACGACCACGGCACCGAGGAGGCCCACGACCACGGCACCGAGGAGGGCCACGACCACGGAACCGAGGAGGCCCACGACCACGGCACCGAGGAGGCCCACGACCACGACCATGAGCACTCCGACGGCCTCGACCCGCACTTCTGGCTCGACCCCCAGCGCATGAGCGCAGCGGCCACCGCCGTGGAGGAGGCCCTCTCGGCCGCCGACCCCGACCACGCCGCCGACTACCAGAAGAACCTCGAGGCCCTCACCACCGAGCTGACCTCCCTGGACACCAGCTACCAGGAGGGCCTGGCCACCTGCGAGCGCACGACCTTCGTCACCTCCCACTCCGCCTTCGGCTACCTGGCCGAGCGCTACGGACTGACCCAGGCCTCGGTCTCGGGCATCGACCCCGAGGCCGAGCCCAGCCCCGCCCAGATCGCGGCGATCAAGAAGGTCGTGGAGGAGACCGGGACCACGACGATCTACACCGAGGAGCTGGTCTCCACCAAGACCGCCGACGCCCTGGCCAGCGAGACGGGCGCCACCACCGCTGTTCTGAGCCCCATGGAGTCGGCCCCTGAGAAGGGCAGCTACGTCGATGGGATGAAGGCGAACCTGCAGGCTCTGCGCACCGGGCTGTCCTGCACGTGA
- a CDS encoding glycine--tRNA ligase, with protein sequence MAQTPSRLDAVINLAKRRGFVFPCGEIYGGTRSAWDYGPLGVELKENIKRQWWQYMVRSRDDVVGLDSSVILPREVWVASGHVNAFTDPLVESLHTHKRYRADELIEAYAERKGLDPDTVQLSDVPDPVTGQPGSWTEPRAFSGLLKTYLGAVDNEEGLHYLRPETAQGIFVNFANVMGAARKKPPFGIGQVGKSFRNEITPGNFIFRTREFEQMEMEFFCEPGTDEEWHQYWIDYRKAWYVDLGIDPDNIRLYEHPAEKLSHYSKRTVDLEYRFGFAGSEWGELEGIANRTDFDLSTHAEHSGKDLSYFDQTRNERWTPYVIEPAAGLTRSLMAFLVEAYHEDEAPNTKGGVDKRIVLKLDARLSPVKAAVLPLSRKEELTGPARELAARLRRSWNVDYDDAGAVGRRYRRQDEVGTPFCLTYDFDSPQDGAVTVRERDTMAQERIPLEGVERYLAERLVGC encoded by the coding sequence GTGGCACAGACCCCCTCACGCCTCGACGCCGTCATCAACCTGGCCAAGCGCCGCGGTTTCGTCTTCCCCTGCGGCGAGATCTACGGAGGCACCCGCTCCGCCTGGGACTACGGGCCCCTGGGCGTGGAGCTCAAGGAGAACATCAAGCGCCAGTGGTGGCAGTACATGGTCCGCTCGCGCGACGACGTCGTGGGCCTGGACTCCTCGGTCATCCTGCCTCGCGAGGTGTGGGTGGCCTCCGGGCATGTCAACGCCTTCACCGACCCGCTGGTCGAGTCCCTCCACACCCACAAGCGCTACCGGGCCGACGAGCTCATCGAGGCCTACGCCGAGCGCAAGGGCCTGGACCCCGACACCGTCCAGCTCTCCGACGTGCCCGACCCCGTCACCGGCCAGCCCGGCTCCTGGACCGAGCCGCGCGCCTTCTCCGGCCTGCTCAAGACCTACCTGGGCGCGGTGGACAACGAGGAGGGCCTGCACTACCTGCGCCCCGAAACCGCCCAGGGCATCTTCGTCAACTTCGCCAACGTCATGGGCGCGGCCCGCAAGAAGCCGCCCTTCGGCATCGGCCAGGTGGGCAAGTCCTTCCGCAACGAGATCACCCCCGGCAACTTCATCTTCCGCACCCGCGAGTTCGAGCAGATGGAGATGGAGTTCTTCTGCGAGCCCGGCACCGATGAGGAGTGGCACCAGTACTGGATCGACTACCGCAAGGCCTGGTACGTCGACCTGGGCATCGACCCGGACAACATCCGCCTCTACGAGCACCCCGCCGAGAAGCTCTCCCACTACTCCAAGCGCACCGTGGACCTGGAGTACCGCTTCGGCTTCGCCGGCAGCGAGTGGGGCGAGCTGGAGGGCATCGCCAACCGCACCGACTTCGACCTGTCCACCCACGCCGAGCACTCCGGCAAGGACCTGTCCTACTTCGACCAGACCCGCAACGAGCGCTGGACCCCCTATGTCATCGAGCCGGCGGCCGGGCTGACCCGCTCCCTCATGGCCTTCCTCGTGGAGGCCTACCACGAGGACGAGGCCCCCAACACCAAGGGTGGCGTGGACAAGCGCATCGTCCTCAAGCTCGACGCGCGCCTGTCCCCGGTCAAGGCCGCCGTCCTGCCGCTGAGCCGCAAGGAGGAGCTGACCGGGCCCGCCCGCGAGCTGGCCGCACGCCTGCGCCGCTCCTGGAACGTGGACTACGACGATGCCGGTGCGGTGGGCCGGCGCTACCGCCGCCAGGACGAGGTCGGCACCCCCTTCTGCCTGACCTACGACTTCGACTCCCCCCAGGACGGGGCGGTGACCGTGCGCGAGCGCGACACCATGGCCCAGGAGCGCATCCCGCTGGAGGGCGTCGAGCGCTACCTGGCCGAGCGCCTCGTGGGCTGCTGA